Proteins from a single region of Streptomyces sp. HUAS 15-9:
- a CDS encoding DUF6777 domain-containing protein has translation MKQTIVHELSRLMWENVVRIPTGTAVMAPLACLLAAALLVVGCARDGIRVTGPSGEVFLQPVAVQGPDPFTGSTATGGPDSADQFTRAAQSGGRIGNISVTGSGVRSVSGGTPGLYGGTARVGSCDVERQIGYLAADPARGSAFARAEGITRKAVPGYLRGLTPVVLRADTRVTNHGFRDGRAAGFQSVLQAGTAVLVDDRGVPRVRCACGNPLKPPTATHSGSGIGGHVWSGYRPGEVIEVTPAPHAVTSITIIDLGSHAWIERPIGHDVQHDHVVHPPVSATQPSRTQRPKPHEHENRPSASPGESGRAPVTAPSAVPSGCATPTSTRRPDSGGASAPVAADVGGTVAPVRPQAPGCATRTPTATVPGTQQAPVGGRPTPGIAKPSTDSTRSAASPDTADETGPGTVPDVPDLSDGGGLVPDDGTTVTGSIFDSPTGVVGG, from the coding sequence GTGAAGCAGACAATAGTGCACGAATTGTCCCGGCTGATGTGGGAGAACGTGGTGCGGATACCCACCGGAACTGCCGTCATGGCCCCTCTGGCCTGTCTGCTCGCGGCGGCGCTCCTCGTCGTCGGATGCGCCCGCGATGGCATCAGGGTCACCGGTCCGAGCGGCGAGGTCTTCCTCCAGCCGGTCGCGGTCCAGGGACCCGACCCCTTCACCGGATCCACGGCGACCGGCGGCCCGGACTCCGCGGACCAGTTCACCCGGGCGGCGCAGTCGGGCGGCCGCATCGGGAACATCTCCGTGACCGGGAGCGGGGTGCGGTCCGTCTCCGGCGGTACGCCCGGCCTGTACGGCGGCACCGCACGGGTCGGCAGCTGCGACGTCGAGCGGCAGATCGGGTATCTGGCCGCCGACCCGGCCAGGGGCAGCGCGTTCGCCCGGGCCGAGGGCATCACCCGGAAGGCGGTACCCGGATATCTGCGCGGTCTGACGCCGGTCGTGCTGCGCGCGGACACCCGGGTCACCAATCACGGGTTCCGGGACGGGCGGGCGGCCGGATTCCAGTCCGTCCTGCAGGCCGGCACCGCCGTGCTGGTCGACGACCGCGGTGTGCCGCGCGTGCGCTGCGCCTGCGGCAACCCGCTGAAGCCGCCCACGGCGACGCACAGTGGCTCCGGCATCGGCGGGCATGTCTGGTCGGGCTACCGGCCCGGCGAGGTTATCGAGGTGACGCCGGCACCGCACGCCGTCACCAGCATCACGATCATCGACCTCGGGTCCCACGCCTGGATCGAACGCCCGATCGGCCACGACGTCCAGCACGACCACGTCGTACACCCTCCGGTGAGCGCGACACAGCCGTCGCGCACCCAGCGGCCGAAGCCGCACGAGCACGAGAACCGTCCCAGTGCCTCCCCCGGTGAGAGCGGCAGGGCGCCGGTGACCGCCCCCTCCGCGGTCCCGTCCGGCTGTGCCACCCCGACGTCCACGCGCCGCCCGGACTCCGGCGGCGCCTCGGCCCCGGTCGCCGCGGACGTCGGTGGCACCGTGGCCCCGGTACGGCCGCAGGCGCCGGGCTGCGCCACGAGGACGCCGACCGCGACCGTCCCCGGCACCCAGCAGGCTCCCGTCGGCGGCAGGCCCACCCCCGGCATCGCCAAGCCCTCCACGGACTCCACCCGGTCCGCGGCCTCCCCGGACACCGCCGACGAGACCGGCCCCGGGACCGTCCCGGACGTCCCCGACCTGTCCGACGGCGGCGGGCTCGTCCCCGACGACGGTACGACCGTCACCGGCAGCATCTTCGACAGCCCCACCGGCGTCGTCGGCGGCTGA
- a CDS encoding SpoIIE family protein phosphatase, with product MADQGATALSVPDDWPAHPDPILALNRMGSFDWDLDNGLFHMDAQAHEVFDILPEEYDGRPESLSLRVPQPEGSRLDAVVSRAIKDGSENYGAYFRIRCRDGTLRWTHTQGYIRRDETGRPRRVIGIVRDATQELQDSEARSLRAAQDEAVRRQTNVVQVITAALSHAHSVQDVIDVLKDTHGVRHLGAASLVMGLVEAGRIRLVAEGPEGSFVPGTRVTRIDEPYPMSEVVRTLSPRFIESREEFAQGYPILWPHITDLNITSAAYLPLIAQGRPIGAMGLLYNDRQGFPDEERTVIVALGSSIAQSLQRAMLYEQEKDLAQGLQQAMLPRTIPSVPGGDVAVRYRSASAGGSLGRDIGGDWYDLIPLPSGRVGAVIGDVQGHDTHAAAVMGQLRIVLRAYAAEGHTPATVMARASVFLHELDTDRFATCLYAEADLSTGVVQVVRAGHIDPLVRRTDGSCHRVSVEGGLPLGLSAEFGRLEYPVSTLELDPGQTLLLCTDGLVEQPGADLDDGVRTLTSLIATGPDDVRSLANRLIQVAEARGGDDDVALLLLRRRVLDSVRTPARLQQHVAPGDPEALTLARHMIRAAVRAWGAGDRADDIELVADELITNALMHTEGSAVVTLRVLTGSDRRLRVEVEDTSSALPRRREAGESGVSGRGLLLVDMLTDVWGVEARGGGKCVWCEFLAPERG from the coding sequence ATGGCTGATCAGGGGGCGACGGCCCTGTCAGTCCCGGACGACTGGCCCGCCCACCCGGATCCGATTCTCGCGCTCAACCGCATGGGCTCGTTCGACTGGGACCTGGACAACGGCCTCTTCCACATGGACGCCCAGGCCCACGAGGTGTTCGACATCCTCCCCGAGGAGTACGACGGACGCCCCGAGAGCCTGTCGCTCCGCGTGCCCCAGCCGGAGGGCAGCCGACTGGACGCCGTGGTCTCCCGGGCCATCAAGGACGGCAGCGAGAACTACGGCGCCTACTTCCGCATCCGCTGCCGCGACGGCACGCTGCGCTGGACCCACACCCAGGGCTACATCCGGCGGGACGAGACGGGCCGGCCGCGCCGGGTCATCGGCATCGTCCGGGACGCCACGCAGGAACTGCAGGACAGTGAGGCCCGCAGTCTGCGGGCGGCCCAGGACGAGGCGGTCCGCAGACAGACCAACGTCGTGCAGGTCATCACGGCGGCCCTCTCGCACGCCCACAGCGTCCAGGACGTCATCGACGTCCTCAAGGACACCCACGGTGTACGGCACCTGGGCGCGGCCAGTCTGGTCATGGGCCTGGTGGAGGCCGGGCGGATCCGGCTGGTGGCCGAGGGCCCCGAGGGCAGCTTCGTCCCCGGCACCCGGGTCACCCGGATCGACGAGCCCTACCCGATGAGCGAGGTCGTACGGACCCTCAGCCCGCGCTTCATCGAGTCCCGCGAGGAGTTCGCCCAGGGGTACCCGATCCTGTGGCCGCACATCACCGACCTGAACATCACCTCGGCCGCCTATCTGCCGCTCATCGCCCAGGGCCGCCCGATCGGCGCCATGGGCCTGCTCTACAACGACCGGCAGGGCTTCCCCGACGAGGAGCGCACCGTCATCGTCGCGCTCGGCAGCAGCATCGCGCAGAGCCTGCAGCGGGCCATGCTCTACGAGCAGGAGAAGGACCTCGCCCAGGGCCTGCAGCAGGCGATGCTGCCGCGCACCATCCCCAGCGTGCCCGGCGGCGACGTTGCCGTCCGCTACCGCTCGGCCTCAGCCGGAGGCTCCCTCGGCCGGGACATCGGCGGCGACTGGTACGACCTCATCCCGCTGCCGAGCGGCCGGGTCGGGGCCGTCATCGGCGACGTCCAGGGGCACGACACGCACGCGGCGGCCGTCATGGGCCAACTGCGCATCGTGCTGCGCGCCTACGCCGCCGAGGGCCACACCCCGGCCACCGTGATGGCCCGTGCCTCCGTCTTCCTGCACGAACTCGACACCGACCGCTTCGCCACCTGCCTGTACGCGGAGGCCGACCTGTCCACCGGCGTGGTCCAGGTGGTCCGCGCCGGTCATATCGACCCGCTGGTGCGGCGGACGGACGGCAGCTGCCACCGGGTCTCGGTGGAGGGCGGGCTGCCGCTCGGTCTTTCCGCCGAGTTCGGCCGGCTGGAGTACCCGGTCTCCACCCTCGAACTCGACCCCGGCCAGACCCTGCTGCTGTGCACCGACGGACTCGTCGAGCAGCCCGGCGCCGACCTGGACGACGGCGTTCGGACCCTCACCTCGCTGATCGCCACGGGCCCGGACGACGTACGCAGCCTCGCCAACCGGCTCATCCAGGTGGCCGAGGCGCGCGGCGGCGACGACGACGTGGCCCTGCTTCTGCTGCGCCGCCGGGTCCTGGACAGCGTGCGGACCCCCGCCCGGCTCCAGCAGCACGTGGCCCCCGGTGACCCCGAGGCGCTGACACTGGCCCGGCACATGATCCGCGCCGCGGTCCGCGCCTGGGGCGCGGGCGACCGCGCCGACGACATCGAACTGGTCGCCGACGAGCTGATCACCAACGCCCTGATGCACACGGAGGGCTCCGCGGTGGTCACCCTCAGAGTCCTCACCGGCAGCGACCGACGCCTGCGCGTGGAGGTCGAGGACACCTCCAGCGCCCTGCCACGCCGCCGCGAGGCGGGGGAGTCGGGGGTCTCCGGGCGCGGGCTGCTGCTCGTGGACATGCTCACAGACGTGTGGGGCGTGGAGGCACGGGGCGGCGGCAAATGCGTGTGGTGCGAGTTCCTGGCACCGGAGCGCGGCTGA
- a CDS encoding Fpg/Nei family DNA glycosylase, producing the protein MPELPEVEALKDFLAGQLVGHEVVRVLPVAVSVLKTYDPPVGAFEGSEITAVRRYGKFLDIEGDKGLHFVTHLARAGWLQWKDRLPDGPPRPGKGPLALRVALETGAGFDLTEAGTQKRLAVYVVRDPQEVPGVARLGPDPLADDFDEARLAALLKDERRQLKGALRDQSLIAGVGNAYSDEILHAAKMSPFKLAASLTPEETRRLHEALRGTLAEAVERSRGLAAGRLKSEKKSGLRVHGRTGEPCPVCGDTIREVSFSDSSLQYCPTCQTGGKPLADRRMSRLLK; encoded by the coding sequence ATGCCGGAACTCCCCGAGGTGGAAGCGCTCAAGGACTTTCTGGCCGGGCAGCTGGTCGGGCACGAGGTCGTGCGGGTGCTGCCGGTCGCGGTCAGCGTGTTGAAGACGTACGACCCTCCGGTCGGCGCGTTCGAGGGCAGCGAGATCACCGCCGTGCGCCGGTACGGCAAGTTCCTCGACATCGAAGGGGACAAGGGCCTGCACTTCGTGACGCACCTGGCCCGCGCGGGCTGGCTGCAGTGGAAGGACCGGCTGCCCGACGGCCCGCCGCGCCCCGGAAAGGGCCCGCTGGCCCTGCGGGTCGCCCTGGAGACCGGTGCGGGCTTCGACCTCACCGAGGCCGGCACGCAAAAGCGCCTCGCGGTGTACGTCGTACGGGACCCGCAGGAGGTGCCCGGCGTGGCCCGCCTCGGTCCCGACCCGCTCGCCGACGACTTCGACGAGGCCCGCCTCGCCGCCCTGCTGAAGGACGAGCGGCGGCAGCTGAAGGGCGCCCTGCGCGACCAGAGCCTGATCGCGGGAGTCGGCAACGCCTACAGCGACGAGATCCTGCACGCGGCGAAGATGTCCCCGTTCAAGCTCGCCGCGTCCCTGACCCCGGAGGAGACCCGGCGACTCCACGAGGCGCTGCGCGGCACGCTTGCCGAGGCGGTCGAGCGTTCCCGGGGGCTGGCCGCCGGGAGGCTCAAGTCGGAGAAGAAGAGCGGCCTGCGCGTTCACGGCCGCACCGGTGAGCCCTGCCCGGTCTGCGGCGACACCATCCGTGAGGTCTCCTTCAGCGACTCCTCGCTCCAGTACTGCCCCACCTGCCAGACGGGCGGCAAGCCCCTGGCGGACCGCAGGATGTCCCGACTGCTGAAGTGA
- a CDS encoding zf-HC2 domain-containing protein has product MRSLERHRDVGAYALGVLDEAEAFRFEDHLMECARCAAHVTEFGPATRQLMLYRRATPRFVHPMTQAGPRLLDRLLGEVVVRHRARRRRFLYGLAASVVFAVAGPGIVAYVGHDSQAVRVTAATDAKSGVWAQVRTADADFGSQLELKVKDATGTLSCSLVAVGHDGSEEIVTSWRESGDGTGTNTMRGGSAMHPEEIARYEVRSATGERLLTIEPRQG; this is encoded by the coding sequence ATGAGGTCCCTGGAAAGGCATCGCGACGTCGGCGCGTACGCGCTCGGCGTGCTGGACGAGGCGGAGGCCTTCCGCTTCGAGGACCACCTCATGGAGTGCGCTCGCTGCGCGGCACACGTGACCGAATTCGGGCCTGCGACACGGCAGTTGATGCTGTACCGGCGGGCCACGCCGCGCTTCGTGCACCCCATGACCCAGGCCGGCCCGCGGCTCCTGGACCGCCTGCTCGGCGAGGTGGTCGTACGGCACCGGGCGCGCCGTCGGCGCTTTCTGTACGGCCTGGCCGCCTCGGTGGTGTTCGCCGTGGCCGGTCCCGGGATCGTCGCCTACGTCGGCCATGACAGCCAGGCCGTCCGGGTCACGGCGGCGACCGACGCGAAGTCGGGCGTGTGGGCGCAGGTCAGGACCGCGGACGCGGACTTCGGCAGCCAGCTGGAACTGAAGGTGAAGGACGCGACGGGAACGCTCTCCTGCAGCCTCGTCGCCGTCGGCCACGACGGCTCGGAGGAGATCGTGACCAGCTGGCGCGAGAGCGGCGACGGCACCGGGACGAACACCATGCGCGGCGGCTCCGCGATGCATCCCGAAGAGATCGCCCGGTACGAGGTGCGCAGCGCGACCGGGGAGCGTCTGCTGACCATCGAGCCCCGACAGGGGTGA
- a CDS encoding sigma-70 family RNA polymerase sigma factor has translation MTAGTTLPLGTTTAEHELAALQREHGRPLFALLLRLCDGDRQRAEDLVQETFVRAWQHPEALRADDFDSVRPWLLTVGRRLAIDARRARQARPPEVGDAILENSRVIADHAERSAAALDVRKAVKTLTPEHREVLVLVYFHGASVAEAAQALGIPPGTVKSRAYYALRALRRVLPGYAADLR, from the coding sequence ATGACGGCCGGAACCACCCTTCCCCTTGGGACGACGACCGCCGAGCACGAGCTCGCCGCGCTGCAGCGCGAGCACGGCCGACCCCTGTTCGCGCTGCTGCTGCGGCTGTGCGACGGCGACCGGCAGCGCGCCGAGGACCTCGTGCAGGAGACCTTCGTACGCGCCTGGCAGCATCCCGAGGCACTGCGCGCCGACGACTTCGACTCCGTACGGCCCTGGCTGCTGACCGTGGGACGGCGGCTCGCCATCGACGCGCGGCGGGCCCGGCAGGCGCGCCCGCCGGAGGTGGGCGACGCGATCCTGGAGAACTCACGGGTGATCGCCGATCACGCCGAACGGTCGGCCGCGGCCCTGGACGTCCGCAAGGCTGTGAAGACACTCACTCCCGAGCACCGTGAAGTCCTGGTGCTGGTGTATTTCCATGGGGCGAGTGTGGCGGAGGCCGCGCAGGCCCTGGGAATTCCGCCCGGTACGGTGAAGTCTCGCGCGTACTACGCGCTGCGCGCCCTGCGCCGGGTGCTTCCGGGATACGCGGCCGACCTGCGGTGA
- a CDS encoding CapA family protein — translation MIARRRQVALALTALLATAAACQAQERQAADPPGRPAPAAARGFTLVASGDILPHAPVMDRARFDAGGQGYDFRPMLSGVQPVVAGADLALCHMESVYGAGSDRTGYPAFTYPPEVALGLVATGYDSCSTASDHALDDGAAGIGRTLDALDRAGVRHAGTARTESEARTSTIMPAGSAKVAHLSYTYDTNGLALPPNQPWALNLIDERRIVSDARAARQAGADVVVVSLNWGAEWREDPDDQQVTLAKRLTASNTGGRPDIDLILGSHARLPQPYEKVNGTWVAYGLGDQVVGDLRNGQGALDLHGNQSTLGRFTFAPPTRPGGRWEVTRAEFIPELYDLDAGRVVNLDAAIAQGAELTGVRDRIRDVVLSRGAAKDGLIMGQ, via the coding sequence ATGATCGCACGCAGACGACAGGTGGCCCTGGCGCTGACCGCGCTCCTCGCGACGGCCGCCGCCTGCCAGGCCCAGGAGCGGCAGGCCGCCGACCCGCCCGGCCGTCCGGCGCCGGCCGCCGCCCGCGGCTTCACCCTCGTCGCCTCCGGCGACATCCTGCCGCACGCCCCGGTCATGGACCGGGCCCGCTTCGACGCCGGCGGCCAGGGCTACGACTTCCGTCCGATGCTGTCCGGGGTCCAACCGGTCGTCGCCGGCGCCGATCTGGCGCTGTGTCACATGGAGTCCGTCTACGGCGCGGGCAGTGACCGCACCGGCTACCCGGCCTTCACCTATCCGCCGGAAGTCGCCCTCGGCCTCGTCGCCACCGGCTACGACAGCTGCTCCACCGCCTCCGACCACGCGCTGGACGACGGCGCCGCCGGGATCGGCCGCACCCTGGACGCCCTGGACCGGGCGGGCGTGCGGCACGCCGGAACGGCACGCACCGAGAGCGAGGCGCGCACTTCCACGATCATGCCCGCGGGTTCGGCCAAGGTCGCCCACCTGTCGTACACCTACGACACGAACGGCCTCGCGCTCCCGCCGAACCAGCCCTGGGCCCTCAACCTGATCGACGAGCGCCGGATCGTCTCCGACGCCCGGGCCGCGCGGCAGGCGGGCGCCGATGTGGTGGTCGTCTCCCTGAACTGGGGCGCCGAATGGCGGGAGGACCCCGACGACCAGCAGGTCACCCTGGCCAAGCGGCTCACCGCCTCGAACACCGGCGGCCGCCCCGACATCGACCTGATCCTCGGCAGCCACGCCCGCCTCCCGCAGCCCTACGAGAAGGTCAACGGAACCTGGGTGGCCTACGGTCTGGGCGACCAGGTCGTAGGCGATCTGCGCAACGGCCAGGGAGCCCTGGATCTGCACGGCAACCAGTCCACGCTCGGCCGCTTCACCTTCGCCCCGCCCACCCGGCCCGGCGGCCGCTGGGAGGTGACCAGGGCCGAGTTCATCCCGGAGCTCTACGACCTCGACGCCGGCCGTGTCGTCAACCTCGACGCGGCCATCGCGCAGGGCGCCGAACTGACCGGAGTGCGCGACCGGATCCGCGATGTCGTCCTCAGCCGGGGTGCCGCCAAGGACGGCCTGATCATGGGTCAGTGA
- a CDS encoding amino acid permease, with translation MAKVRMGEGILRRKPIEHIEETEISAGPRLDRALGLWQLTAIGIGGIIGAGIFTLAGTVANGVAGPAVVISFLIAGVASAAAALSYAEFAGLIPKAGSAYTYGYAVLGEFAGWFIGWDLLLEYTAIVAVVAIGISGYFGFLVEDMGAHLPAWMLGAPGTGHGHRVDLFAAVLCLLIAWLLNQGIRSAARFETFVVALKVLVVLVVIGVGVFHINKANYHPFFPFGISGVFTGAATVFFAVFGYDAMSTAAEESKDAARHMPKAIIYSLAISMVLYVAACLVLTGMQKYTEIDPESGFSSAFKSVGLSALADVIAVGAIIGILTVMFTFMLGVTRVWFSMSRDGLLPAWFAKTHPTRHVPTRVTWIVGFASAVLAGFVPIGEAAELTNIGILLAFVVVCTAVIVLRYRQPELPRAFRTPWMPFVPALGVVFSIWLITFLKWQTWVRFAVWFVVGCVIYFGYSYKRSKLAER, from the coding sequence ATGGCCAAGGTGCGCATGGGTGAAGGCATTCTCCGGCGCAAACCCATCGAACACATCGAGGAGACGGAGATCAGCGCGGGCCCCCGGCTCGACCGGGCGCTCGGCCTGTGGCAGCTGACCGCGATCGGTATCGGCGGCATCATCGGCGCGGGCATCTTCACGCTCGCGGGCACGGTGGCCAACGGCGTCGCCGGACCCGCGGTGGTGATCTCATTCCTCATCGCCGGTGTGGCGAGCGCGGCGGCCGCGCTGTCGTACGCCGAGTTCGCCGGGCTCATCCCGAAGGCGGGCTCGGCCTACACCTATGGGTACGCGGTGCTCGGCGAGTTCGCGGGCTGGTTCATCGGCTGGGACCTGCTGCTTGAGTACACGGCGATCGTGGCGGTGGTCGCGATCGGCATCTCCGGGTACTTCGGGTTCCTGGTCGAGGACATGGGCGCGCACCTGCCCGCGTGGATGCTGGGCGCGCCGGGGACCGGGCACGGGCACCGGGTCGATCTGTTCGCGGCGGTCCTGTGTCTGCTCATCGCCTGGCTGCTGAACCAGGGCATCCGCAGCGCGGCCCGCTTCGAGACGTTCGTGGTGGCGCTGAAGGTGCTGGTGGTGCTGGTGGTGATCGGCGTGGGTGTGTTCCACATCAACAAGGCGAACTACCACCCGTTCTTCCCGTTCGGCATCAGCGGGGTGTTCACGGGTGCGGCGACGGTGTTCTTCGCGGTCTTCGGGTACGACGCCATGTCGACCGCGGCCGAGGAGTCGAAGGACGCCGCGCGGCACATGCCGAAGGCGATCATCTACTCGCTCGCGATCTCGATGGTGCTGTACGTGGCGGCCTGTCTGGTGCTGACCGGCATGCAGAAGTACACGGAGATCGACCCGGAGAGCGGCTTCTCGTCGGCGTTCAAGTCGGTGGGCCTGAGCGCGCTCGCGGACGTGATCGCGGTGGGCGCGATCATCGGCATCCTCACCGTGATGTTCACGTTCATGCTGGGTGTGACCCGGGTGTGGTTCTCGATGTCGCGGGACGGGCTGCTGCCCGCGTGGTTCGCGAAGACGCACCCGACGCGGCATGTGCCGACGCGCGTCACCTGGATCGTCGGCTTCGCGTCGGCCGTGCTCGCCGGGTTCGTGCCGATCGGCGAGGCGGCCGAACTCACCAACATCGGCATCCTGCTGGCGTTCGTGGTGGTGTGCACGGCGGTGATCGTGCTGCGCTACCGGCAGCCGGAGCTGCCGCGCGCCTTCCGTACGCCGTGGATGCCGTTCGTGCCGGCGCTGGGTGTCGTCTTCTCGATCTGGCTGATCACGTTCCTGAAGTGGCAGACGTGGGTGCGGTTCGCCGTGTGGTTCGTGGTCGGGTGCGTGATCTACTTCGGTTACTCGTACAAGCGGTCGAAGCTCGCCGAACGCTGA
- a CDS encoding LysR family transcriptional regulator, with translation MDLKAVRTFVEVADSGQFQEAAAALMVTQQAVSKRVAALERELGVRLFARTPRGAELTIDGQAFLPHARELLRAEERAAASVRPGRRALRVDVIGQRLAPAALLRGFHLAHPGTDLDVVTLFDADAAVAALRSGTIDATFRAVTMPGRQLPEGVEAARVLDEPLQLLTGPGHALAAVRSVTPAQLAGHRIWMPGIVQGTEWAAYYEALAAEFGLTIDSIGPNFGIEALLDAVADSSALATFVGEQTRLVWPAGHDLRRITVRDPTPVYPHSLLWESANAHPALAALRSHLAAARPARAGARTWTPTWAEAVRGVFREERP, from the coding sequence ATGGACCTCAAGGCGGTGCGCACCTTCGTCGAGGTGGCGGACTCGGGACAGTTCCAGGAGGCCGCGGCGGCGCTGATGGTCACCCAGCAGGCCGTGTCCAAGCGCGTGGCCGCGCTGGAGCGGGAGCTGGGTGTGCGGCTGTTCGCCCGGACGCCGCGCGGGGCGGAGCTGACCATCGACGGGCAGGCGTTCCTGCCGCATGCCCGCGAGCTGCTGCGGGCCGAGGAGCGGGCGGCGGCCTCCGTGCGGCCGGGCCGCCGGGCGCTGCGCGTCGACGTGATCGGTCAGCGCCTCGCGCCCGCGGCACTGCTGCGCGGCTTCCATCTCGCGCACCCCGGGACCGACCTCGACGTCGTGACCCTCTTCGACGCCGACGCGGCGGTCGCCGCCCTGCGCTCCGGCACGATCGACGCGACCTTCCGGGCCGTCACCATGCCCGGACGGCAGCTGCCCGAGGGCGTGGAGGCGGCCCGGGTCCTCGACGAGCCCCTCCAACTGCTCACCGGGCCGGGCCACGCGCTCGCGGCGGTCCGCTCGGTCACGCCCGCACAGCTCGCCGGGCACCGGATCTGGATGCCCGGGATCGTCCAGGGCACCGAGTGGGCCGCCTACTACGAGGCCCTGGCCGCCGAGTTCGGGCTCACCATCGACTCGATCGGGCCCAACTTCGGCATCGAGGCGCTCCTGGACGCGGTCGCCGACTCCTCGGCGCTGGCGACCTTCGTCGGCGAGCAGACCCGGCTCGTCTGGCCCGCCGGCCACGATCTGCGCCGGATCACCGTGCGGGACCCGACGCCGGTCTATCCGCACTCGCTGCTGTGGGAGTCCGCCAACGCCCATCCGGCGCTCGCCGCGCTCCGCTCGCATCTCGCCGCCGCCCGGCCCGCCCGCGCCGGGGCCAGGACCTGGACGCCCACGTGGGCCGAGGCCGTGCGTGGCGTCTTCCGCGAGGAACGCCCCTGA
- a CDS encoding MFS transporter — protein sequence MGPVNGRLCVGRRFGWLWAAYSVSAFGTWLAFDAFSLIAVLVLHTGSAQVALLAATGPAVGAVLAVPLGPWVEFRRKRPVMTGTDLVRCAALLSIPAAYAFGVLGLGQLLAVSVVVAAADITFNAASGAFLKGLVPADRLLTANARFESTTWTATVLGPPLGGAAFGLFGPVTTVVANAVSFLLSALGIRAVGGGEHRPQRTGTARLRAADLLDGWRHLLTSPDLRPLFLNTLAVNGLIMAAAPPLAVLMLGPLGFVPWQYGLAFAVPCLGGLIGSRLARPLVTRYGQRRVLRTAGTLRALWTVGLAFVRPGLPGLLLVMAVELGLITCAGVFNPVSATHRLQCTPDDRITRTLSAWSVTGKATTAALTALWGLLASLTGPRTAIALAGVLLLATPPLLLRAPRRATAPPSPASAPPSPAGSPPSR from the coding sequence ATGGGCCCGGTCAACGGGAGGTTGTGCGTGGGACGGCGCTTTGGGTGGCTGTGGGCCGCGTACTCGGTGAGCGCGTTCGGTACCTGGCTCGCCTTCGACGCGTTCTCGCTGATCGCCGTCCTCGTGCTGCACACCGGGTCGGCCCAGGTGGCGCTGCTCGCCGCGACCGGACCCGCCGTGGGCGCCGTGCTCGCGGTGCCGCTCGGGCCGTGGGTGGAGTTCCGACGCAAACGGCCGGTGATGACCGGGACGGACCTGGTCCGCTGCGCCGCGCTGCTCAGCATCCCGGCCGCCTACGCGTTCGGTGTCCTCGGCCTCGGCCAGCTCCTTGCCGTTTCCGTCGTCGTCGCAGCTGCCGACATCACCTTCAACGCGGCCTCCGGCGCCTTCCTCAAAGGGCTCGTACCGGCAGACCGGTTGCTCACCGCGAACGCCCGCTTCGAATCCACGACCTGGACCGCCACGGTTCTCGGACCACCCCTCGGCGGCGCCGCGTTCGGCCTGTTCGGACCGGTCACGACGGTCGTGGCGAACGCGGTCAGCTTTCTGCTGTCGGCCCTCGGCATCCGGGCCGTCGGCGGCGGCGAACACCGCCCCCAACGCACCGGCACCGCCCGCCTGCGCGCCGCCGACCTGCTCGACGGCTGGCGGCACCTCCTCACCAGCCCGGACCTGCGGCCCCTGTTCCTCAACACGCTCGCGGTCAACGGCCTGATCATGGCCGCCGCACCGCCGCTGGCCGTCCTCATGCTCGGCCCGCTCGGCTTCGTCCCCTGGCAGTACGGCCTCGCCTTCGCCGTGCCCTGCCTGGGCGGCCTCATCGGCTCCCGGCTGGCCCGCCCGCTCGTCACCCGGTACGGGCAGCGGCGGGTGCTGCGCACCGCGGGCACCCTGCGCGCCCTGTGGACCGTCGGACTGGCCTTCGTCCGGCCCGGCCTGCCCGGACTGCTGCTCGTGATGGCCGTGGAACTCGGGCTGATCACCTGCGCGGGCGTCTTCAATCCGGTCTCCGCCACCCACCGCCTGCAGTGCACCCCCGACGACCGCATCACCCGCACCCTGTCCGCCTGGTCGGTCACCGGCAAGGCCACCACTGCCGCCCTGACCGCCCTGTGGGGGCTGCTGGCGAGCCTCACCGGACCGCGCACCGCCATCGCCCTCGCCGGTGTCCTGCTGCTGGCGACCCCACCGCTGCTCCTGCGGGCACCCAGAAGGGCTACGGCACCACCGTCACCGGCCAGCGCCCCGCCTTCACCAGCCGGATCGCCACCGAGCCGATGA
- a CDS encoding universal stress protein: MTEQHEQHTHRFERGTDGPKVIVVGVDGSDSSLRAAAYAGGLARRQRALLAVVYVQPLLTAGAAMGAPVAETTEEIAEDLIGQIRDAAERAKGIFEVRWEFHTFRGDPYNGLVKAADELKADAVVVGASEQAGHRIIGSVAIRLVKAGRWPVTVVP, from the coding sequence GTGACGGAACAGCACGAACAGCACACGCACCGGTTCGAGCGGGGCACGGACGGGCCGAAGGTCATCGTGGTCGGCGTGGACGGTTCCGACTCGTCGCTGCGCGCCGCGGCCTATGCCGGCGGGCTGGCCCGGCGGCAGCGCGCGTTGCTCGCGGTCGTGTATGTGCAGCCGTTGCTCACGGCGGGCGCGGCGATGGGGGCGCCGGTGGCGGAGACGACCGAGGAGATCGCCGAGGATCTGATCGGGCAGATCCGGGACGCGGCCGAGCGGGCCAAGGGGATATTCGAGGTGCGCTGGGAGTTCCACACGTTCCGCGGCGACCCGTACAACGGCCTGGTGAAGGCGGCGGACGAGCTGAAGGCGGACGCGGTGGTGGTGGGCGCCTCGGAGCAGGCGGGCCACCGCATCATCGGCTCGGTGGCGATCCGGCTGGTGAAGGCGGGGCGCTGGCCGGTGACGGTGGTGCCGTAG